A segment of the Bacteroidales bacterium genome:
GGGAGTCTTAGTTCTATTTACTGCTATAGAAATAATCTTTCTGCTTGTGGTCTTGACTCTATCTTCCACCAACTGCCAATAAGACCTGCAAATAATAAAGGGAAAATACGTATTAAGTATGCCTCAAATACAAACCCTGGCACTTCTACTTGCCGTGATACAATAGCTACTAATCGCAATTGGGAGGTTTTGGATTATGATGGAAATCTAGCTATTGTAAACTCAACCTATGCCTGTCCTTATTTTAGTGGTGGTGGCACTCCAACGGTTAATATGTCCCGCTGGATTGACCTTAATGTTACGGCGGGGCAGTGGATAAGTCTTGACCTTTATGCTGATGCTGCAAATACAGGAGTAAAGGTAGTAAGTGGAACGAGAGATACCACTCTTACGGTAGATGACAACTGGACAGACTTCAAAAATTACTATGCAGAAGCAAGCACAATGAGGGTTTATGGAAATATTAATAAGCTTGATTGTATGAACAATAATAGTAAAATAACAGGGTTGGATGCTTCTAATAATACTAAATTAGCTGTTTTGTATTGCCATAATAATAATCTCTCAACCATTAACACAAGTGGTTGTGATAGCCTAAAGTATATTGCATTATATGGCAATAATCTTTCTGCTTGTGGGCTTGACTCTCTTTTCCGCCAATTGCCAATAAGACCTGCAGATAATAAAGGACGTATAGACATTAAGAGTGGAACATATACAAATCCTGGCACTTCTACTTGCCGTGATACAATAGCTACTAATCGCAATTGGAATGTTTGGGATAATAATGGAGCATTACCTATTGTAAACACAACCTATGGCTGTCCTGATTTTAGCGGTGGCATTTCTTGCCCTCCTGTAAGTAATCTTACCGCAGTGGATAATGGTGATGGTACTGCTACGCTTTCTTGGATAAATCCTCCGCAAAGCTCTTGGCCAAGTGAGTGTGATGGGAGTTTAGTTTTTGGTTTCTATAATAATACAACTTTTATTAGCTTTAGTAATATAGATAGTTTAATCTCATCATGGACAACACCTTTCTTTGAAGAAGGAACTTATACGTTTAAAGTAGTATTGACGTATTATAGATATATGGGTGATGGATATAGTGTAGTGTGTGAGGCTGACACTGTAAGTGTATCGGTATATATTGCAAATGTTCCAATTCCAGAGGTTAATATGAACCGATGGGTTGAGCTTAATGTTCAGCAAGGGCAGTGGATAAAGATTGACCTTTATGCTGATGCTAACAATACAGGAGTAAAAGTAGTAAGTGGAGCTAATGATACCACTCTTAGAGTAAATGCAGACTGGACAGGCTTCATAAACTACTATGCAGAAGGTAGCACAATGAAGGTTTATGGAAATGTTAAGGAGTTTGAATGCGGTAATAATGGTAGTAATATAACAGGGGTGGATGCTTCTAATAATAGTGGATTAATTTATTTGTTATGCTATACTAATAATCTTTCTTCATTAGATGTAAGCGGTCTTACGGCGTTGGAAGGATTGTATTGCGCTAAAAACAATCTCTCTTATTTGGATTTAACCAACCTTACGGCTTTGAAATACTTGAGTTGCCATGGTAATAATATTTCAAGTATTAAAGCAAGTGGTTGTGAAAGTCTAAGGCATATTTACTGTTATGGCAATAATCTTTCTGCCTGTGGGCTTGACTCTATTTTCCACCAACTGCCAATAAGACCAGGAAGTGATAAAGGATTGATATATATTAAAGATTTAGCAAACACAAATCCTGGGGCACAAACTTGCCGCGATACTATGGCAACTAATCGCAATTGGGAGGTTTTGGATTATAACAATGGTTATGGAAGCGGCATAAATATTGTAAATACAAGCTATGATTGTCCAGACTTTTCAATAATAGAAGAAATGTCTGCAAACTCACTTGAAATCAATATTTATCCAAATCCAGTAAACGATAACTTGAATATTGAATGCGTGGAAAGAATAAACAATTTAGAACTTTATGACGCTCTTGGCAGAATGCTTATCCGCAAGGAAAATATTTTAGATAATATTTCTATTGATGTGTCAAACCTTGATAGCGGGATATATATTCTTAAAATTCGCACTGAGAAAGGAAGTGGGGAGTATAAAGTGATAGTTGAGTAGAAAGTTAAAAAGTATAAAGTTTAGGGCGGGCATTTGTTCGCCCTTGTTTTTTGTCTGAGTATTAGTTTTGATGATGTTGGAGATGCTAGCAATACAATGCTTATTAAAATGTTTTGGTAATAAAAAAAACGTTATATTTGTAGTTGAAAACTAATATGAAAATGTTAATTTTTATTGTATAAAATTAACAAATCAAATTATTAACTTTTAAAAATAGAATATTATGAGAAAAATTTTTACAAAATCATTTTTAGCACTATTTGGGCTAATGTTTTTTGCAAATTTTGCAATAGCGCAAGTTAACATGGAACGCTATGTTGAACTTACCGTAAGGCAAGGGGAGGAGATATGGCTTGGACTCATAACTGATGCAGAAAACACAAGCGTGAAAGTTGTTAGTGGAGCGAAAGATACTACTGTTTTAGTTGGTACAGGCGGGCTTAGCCATAGCTACTATGCAGATGCTAACACAATGAAAGTTTATGGAAATGTAAAAGAGTTTTTTTGCTTTGATAATGGTATGAATTTAACAGGTTTAGATGCTTCTAATAATAATGGATTAGAAATATTATTTTGCTGGAATAACAATATTTCTTCTTTGAATGTAAGTGGACTCACAGCTTTGAAAGATTTGGATTGCAATGAAAATAACCTATCTTCTTTAGATGTAAGCGGTCTTACAGCTTTGAAAGAATTATATTGCTATACTAATAATATTTCAAGTATTAAAATAAGTGGTTGTGATAGTCTAAGTGTAATTTTTTGTGATGGAAATAATTTTACCGCTTGTGGACTTGATT
Coding sequences within it:
- a CDS encoding T9SS type A sorting domain-containing protein, with protein sequence MRKIFTKSFLALFGLMFFANFAIAQVNMERYVELTVRQGEEIWLGLITDAENTSVKVVSGAKDTTVLVGTGGLSHSYYADANTMKVYGNVKEFFCFDNGMNLTGLDASNNNGLEILFCWNNNISSLNVSGLTALKDLDCNENNLSSLDVSGLTALKELYCYTNNISSIKISGCDSLSVIFCDGNNFTACGLDSLFHQLPIRPGSDKGEIYINNGSSTNPGALTCRDTIATNRNWEVLDYNGGSNISIVNSTYACPYFTIGIEDIMVNNVKVEIYPNPASNNLNIECGERINNLELYDELGRMLIHKENILDNTSIDVSNFDNGIYILKIRTAKGSGEYKIIVN
- a CDS encoding T9SS type A sorting domain-containing protein; translation: MKKITTKSFLALFGLMFFANFAIAQVNMNRYIELTVQQGEWIKFGLAADSEDTKVQVVSGTYDTTLTVGTFMTEFKNYYAQGSTMRIYGNIKEFDCRYNFGKITGLNPSNNIGLKYLDCSNNYIFSLDVSNLTALEILNCNNIKLSSLDVSGLTALWNLKCDYNNISNINISGCGSLSSIYCYRNNLSACGLDSIFHQLPIRPANNKGKIRIKYASNTNPGTSTCRDTIATNRNWEVLDYDGNLAIVNSTYACPYFSGGGTPTVNMSRWIDLNVTAGQWISLDLYADAANTGVKVVSGTRDTTLTVDDNWTDFKNYYAEASTMRVYGNINKLDCMNNNSKITGLDASNNTKLAVLYCHNNNLSTINTSGCDSLKYIALYGNNLSACGLDSLFRQLPIRPADNKGRIDIKSGTYTNPGTSTCRDTIATNRNWNVWDNNGALPIVNTTYGCPDFSGGISCPPVSNLTAVDNGDGTATLSWINPPQSSWPSECDGSLVFGFYNNTTFISFSNIDSLISSWTTPFFEEGTYTFKVVLTYYRYMGDGYSVVCEADTVSVSVYIANVPIPEVNMNRWVELNVQQGQWIKIDLYADANNTGVKVVSGANDTTLRVNADWTGFINYYAEGSTMKVYGNVKEFECGNNGSNITGVDASNNSGLIYLLCYTNNLSSLDVSGLTALEGLYCAKNNLSYLDLTNLTALKYLSCHGNNISSIKASGCESLRHIYCYGNNLSACGLDSIFHQLPIRPGSDKGLIYIKDLANTNPGAQTCRDTMATNRNWEVLDYNNGYGSGINIVNTSYDCPDFSIIEEMSANSLEINIYPNPVNDNLNIECVERINNLELYDALGRMLIRKENILDNISIDVSNLDSGIYILKIRTEKGSGEYKVIVE